From one Acidobacteriota bacterium genomic stretch:
- the rbsK gene encoding ribokinase, with protein sequence MQLSAKKPIVVVGSINTDLVAVAKRIPVIGETVIGSDFQIHPGGKGANQAVAVARLGYPVRLIGRVGNDTFGAELRSHLENAGVDIAGVSMSDGASGVAVIVVSEHGENSIVLAPGANFKVIPEDLDANISMLRSAGMVLAQLEIPVETVEYLARICARENVPLILDPAPAKDLPPHIFKAVTWFTPNQTEAAFYFEKKHAGANEPMPAEMAKAFLANGCRGTVLKMGALGTYLASQEGIGSLVPAFSVNAIDTTAAGDAFNAGFATALMLGKSPLDSASFAAAVAAISVTRRGAQPSMPSMAEVEKFINANLIETASELA encoded by the coding sequence ATGCAATTGTCTGCGAAAAAACCAATTGTTGTTGTCGGCAGCATCAATACAGACCTGGTGGCGGTTGCTAAGAGAATTCCTGTAATAGGCGAGACCGTCATTGGATCGGACTTTCAGATTCATCCGGGTGGAAAAGGCGCAAATCAGGCCGTCGCTGTGGCCCGGCTCGGGTATCCTGTACGACTCATCGGGCGCGTGGGGAATGATACGTTCGGCGCGGAACTGAGAAGTCATCTCGAGAATGCAGGAGTTGATATAGCTGGAGTTTCCATGAGCGATGGTGCTTCCGGCGTAGCCGTGATCGTAGTTTCGGAACACGGGGAAAATAGCATTGTCCTCGCTCCGGGCGCCAATTTTAAGGTCATTCCCGAAGACCTTGATGCAAACATCTCAATGCTGAGAAGTGCCGGAATGGTTTTGGCGCAGCTTGAGATCCCAGTCGAAACTGTTGAGTACCTGGCTCGAATCTGTGCGCGGGAGAATGTGCCTCTGATTCTTGACCCGGCGCCAGCGAAGGATCTGCCGCCGCACATCTTCAAAGCTGTTACGTGGTTTACCCCGAACCAGACAGAAGCAGCTTTCTACTTTGAAAAGAAGCACGCTGGTGCCAATGAGCCAATGCCTGCTGAGATGGCAAAGGCGTTCCTAGCCAATGGGTGTCGAGGAACCGTTCTTAAAATGGGCGCTCTTGGAACCTATCTGGCATCGCAGGAAGGCATTGGCAGTCTGGTTCCCGCGTTCTCTGTCAATGCGATCGATACGACGGCTGCAGGCGATGCGTTCAACGCGGGCTTCGCAACCGCGCTCATGTTGGGCAAGTCTCCTTTGGACAGTGCAAGTTTTGCCGCCGCGGTTGCCGCTATCTCTGTGACGCGAAGAGGAGCTCAGCCCTCAATGCCCAGTATGGCTGAAGTAGAGAAGTTCATAAACGCCAATCTCATCGAGACTGCGAGTGAACTTGCGTAA
- a CDS encoding SUMF1/EgtB/PvdO family nonheme iron enzyme: protein MWCTAGLSLLAALCAAQANAQFGNPQGQLILAPPCLATGPIMRPGAAACTPSTHRDWLADNTHWRTERRIRIGYDGFRYALPQLQWAQHSFIQPQMMVHDRYFYDPVAGKYTVDRYLDDLEKRYGGIDAVLIWAVYPNVGMDERNQLDMVRSMPGGVEGVKRMVADFHRRGVKVLFPMMMWDQGTKGPGTDWPTAFAEFMKEIDADGVNGDTQDGVPQAFSLAAEKAGHPLAFEPEGGPSDEALAWNVLTWGQYQYTFAPGVDKYRWLEPRHQVNIQGRWDRDKTNALQYAFFNGEGWESWENVWGIWNGVTPRDAEATRRVATIERAVAPFFASEGWEPYYPMLRYGVFSSRWPLADQTVWTIVNRNEYNAEGNQMTTPYKQGMRYFDLYHGVELKPEIKGDEAVLSFSTEAHGYGAIVATNGELDPKLKGLMGKMKEMTAKPLSSYSHEWQFLPQQMVEIAPSTRAASAPEGMVRIEGADYLFRVQGIEIEGSNDVGVDVQYAWEDSPRRFHEHFVQIKPFFMDKYPVTNAEFKKFLDATHYQPKDSLNFLKDWKDGSYPDGWANKPVTWVSIEDAREYAKWAGKRLPHEWEWQYAAQGNDGRTFPWGNCDWLGGSRGGGPSGCPADAKTLAPVQDNGRTLPLPSDVDAHPQGASPFGVMDMVGNVWQWTDEYLDDHTRAAIIRGGSHYRPAGSLWYFPEAYRNDQHGKLLLMAPSIDRSGTLGFRCVKDAQ, encoded by the coding sequence ATGTGGTGTACCGCAGGCCTCTCTCTTCTCGCTGCTCTCTGCGCTGCGCAAGCCAATGCGCAGTTTGGAAATCCTCAAGGGCAACTTATTCTTGCGCCACCGTGCCTGGCAACGGGACCTATCATGCGGCCAGGGGCTGCTGCTTGTACTCCGTCGACTCATCGCGACTGGCTCGCCGACAATACGCATTGGCGTACTGAACGTCGCATCCGTATCGGCTACGATGGATTCCGCTACGCGCTGCCCCAGCTTCAATGGGCGCAACATAGCTTCATACAGCCACAGATGATGGTGCATGATCGCTATTTCTACGACCCAGTCGCAGGTAAATACACTGTAGATCGGTATCTCGACGATTTGGAGAAACGCTACGGTGGCATCGATGCCGTACTCATTTGGGCGGTTTATCCCAACGTAGGCATGGACGAGCGAAACCAGCTTGACATGGTTCGCTCCATGCCAGGCGGTGTCGAGGGCGTGAAGCGCATGGTGGCGGATTTTCATCGCCGCGGCGTGAAAGTTTTGTTTCCCATGATGATGTGGGACCAGGGAACGAAAGGCCCGGGAACCGACTGGCCGACGGCGTTTGCGGAATTCATGAAAGAGATCGATGCTGACGGGGTCAATGGCGACACGCAGGACGGCGTGCCTCAGGCATTCTCTCTGGCGGCTGAGAAGGCCGGCCATCCATTGGCGTTTGAGCCGGAGGGCGGACCAAGCGATGAAGCTCTTGCATGGAATGTCCTCACCTGGGGCCAGTACCAATACACATTCGCTCCCGGGGTCGACAAGTACCGCTGGCTTGAACCGCGTCACCAGGTCAATATTCAAGGCCGCTGGGACCGCGATAAAACCAATGCTCTGCAGTACGCCTTCTTTAACGGAGAAGGTTGGGAGAGCTGGGAAAACGTCTGGGGTATCTGGAACGGTGTTACTCCACGCGACGCAGAGGCAACGCGTCGCGTGGCAACCATCGAGCGTGCCGTGGCTCCGTTTTTCGCGAGCGAGGGATGGGAGCCGTACTACCCAATGCTGAGATACGGTGTCTTCTCCAGCCGCTGGCCGCTGGCCGACCAGACGGTATGGACCATCGTGAACCGCAACGAATACAACGCCGAGGGAAATCAGATGACGACACCCTACAAGCAGGGCATGCGTTACTTCGATCTCTATCATGGCGTGGAACTCAAGCCTGAAATAAAAGGCGATGAGGCAGTACTCTCGTTTTCAACCGAAGCTCATGGCTATGGAGCAATCGTCGCGACCAACGGCGAACTGGATCCGAAGCTGAAAGGGCTGATGGGAAAGATGAAAGAGATGACTGCCAAACCTTTGTCCAGCTATTCGCATGAGTGGCAGTTCCTGCCGCAGCAGATGGTAGAGATCGCACCTTCGACGCGTGCCGCATCCGCACCCGAAGGAATGGTTCGCATCGAAGGTGCCGATTACCTGTTCCGTGTGCAGGGAATCGAGATTGAGGGGAGCAACGATGTTGGGGTTGATGTTCAGTATGCATGGGAAGACAGCCCTCGTCGCTTTCATGAACACTTTGTACAGATCAAGCCCTTTTTCATGGATAAGTACCCGGTGACCAATGCAGAGTTCAAGAAATTTCTCGATGCTACGCACTATCAACCCAAAGACAGTCTCAACTTCCTCAAGGACTGGAAGGATGGTTCCTATCCCGATGGATGGGCCAACAAGCCGGTCACCTGGGTGTCAATCGAAGACGCACGTGAGTATGCAAAATGGGCAGGGAAGCGGCTTCCTCACGAGTGGGAGTGGCAGTACGCTGCGCAAGGTAACGATGGACGCACGTTTCCCTGGGGCAACTGCGATTGGCTCGGAGGCTCGCGAGGCGGAGGTCCGAGTGGCTGCCCCGCAGATGCCAAGACTCTGGCACCGGTTCAGGACAACGGCCGCACGCTGCCTCTTCCCAGCGATGTCGATGCGCATCCCCAAGGAGCAAGTCCTTTCGGCGTGATGGACATGGTCGGAAATGTATGGCAATGGACCGACGAATATCTGGATGACCATACCCGCGCCGCTATTATTCGCGGAGGCAGCCACTATCGCCCAGCCGGTTCGCTCTGGTACTTCCCGGAGGCGTACAGAAACGATCAGCACGGCAAGTTGCTGTTGATGGCTCCCAGCATCGATCGCTCCGGCACGCTCGGCTTCCGGTGTGTGAAAGATGCGCAATGA
- the fucU gene encoding L-fucose mutarotase, producing the protein MLKGISPVVSPELLKLLCEMGHGDELVLADSNFPGASMAKRLLRSEGLSVTDILEGIAPLFPFETCGDSLVMITVDAHKKFDPAVEADFINVIRRYDPSVPAPIRIDRFAFYERARNAFGVLMTGETRLYGCLIIKKGVIEIAP; encoded by the coding sequence ATGCTCAAGGGAATTTCACCTGTTGTTAGTCCAGAGCTACTGAAGCTCTTATGCGAGATGGGGCATGGAGATGAACTGGTCCTTGCCGACTCTAACTTTCCTGGAGCCAGCATGGCTAAGCGGCTGCTTCGCTCCGAGGGGCTCTCGGTTACTGATATTCTCGAAGGAATTGCACCTCTATTTCCTTTTGAGACCTGCGGAGATTCGTTGGTCATGATAACGGTAGATGCCCACAAGAAATTCGACCCCGCTGTCGAAGCCGATTTCATTAATGTGATTCGACGCTATGATCCATCAGTACCAGCGCCAATCCGGATTGATCGTTTCGCATTTTATGAACGCGCTCGAAATGCGTTCGGAGTTCTAATGACTGGAGAGACCCGCCTGTATGGATGTCTAATCATCAAGAAGGGTGTAATTGAAATTGCTCCGTAA
- a CDS encoding PLP-dependent aminotransferase family protein: MSKPIEQLGQFMFEEFGPPRYEQLAAFFERAIRAGELSSGDRLPTVRRLSGLMSVSATTISAAFDLLGSRKFVRAEVGRGTFVISDWQDVSRNSSNPVRASTPQPLLTLRETRSPWRRNALMRASSRLRATYPTAMECSTGRPDAKLLPLEVIRRAWEDCIQEVTSADLQYAGPEPVRPLADVLVPILEGDLIPARTQDLIIGSSAQQFFALIYEVVSAKSEKSKLSVAVEEPGYPTLMDTLERAGGRLLGIAVDRFGAIPASLDTALRGGAKLVILTPRGHNPTGASWSAERLSELSDVLKAHPDAIIVEDDQVAGIATTKPGSLLSIPELENRVLHVRSFSKSIAPDLRMAAAVARTFIREPLSEAKTFADGWSSRLLQRVLARTLQTDEVNMVLKKTSDAYRDRRQSACSALNQIVAPLGGGCWSGPDGVNVWVQLPPGVDSKHIQERSAAAGVRIADGEPFFIAPGPNNVVRLNAGSVEAEDAARAGKIVGQAILDYGWQNPGPIHV, translated from the coding sequence ATGTCGAAGCCTATCGAACAGCTAGGGCAATTTATGTTTGAGGAGTTCGGACCGCCCCGTTATGAACAGTTGGCTGCTTTTTTTGAACGCGCGATACGGGCAGGCGAGCTCAGTTCGGGAGATCGCCTTCCCACAGTGCGTCGACTCTCCGGCCTCATGAGCGTGAGCGCTACAACCATCAGCGCCGCGTTCGACCTCCTGGGAAGCCGCAAATTCGTTCGGGCCGAAGTGGGCCGCGGCACATTCGTTATTTCAGACTGGCAGGATGTAAGCCGGAATTCGTCAAATCCGGTTCGCGCCAGCACCCCACAGCCACTGCTGACTCTTAGGGAAACTCGAAGCCCTTGGCGGCGAAATGCGTTAATGCGCGCCAGCTCGCGACTCCGCGCCACGTATCCAACGGCGATGGAATGTAGCACAGGGCGGCCCGATGCGAAACTGCTGCCACTGGAAGTTATCCGACGGGCTTGGGAAGATTGCATTCAGGAAGTCACATCAGCCGATCTGCAATATGCCGGTCCCGAACCCGTCCGGCCTTTGGCGGATGTCCTGGTTCCGATACTGGAAGGCGACCTCATTCCGGCGCGAACTCAGGATCTGATCATTGGTAGTTCGGCACAGCAGTTTTTTGCTCTCATCTATGAAGTCGTAAGCGCGAAATCGGAAAAATCCAAGTTGTCGGTCGCTGTTGAGGAGCCTGGTTATCCGACCCTGATGGACACCTTGGAGCGTGCCGGCGGCAGACTGCTGGGAATTGCCGTAGACCGGTTTGGCGCCATCCCGGCTTCGCTCGATACGGCCTTACGAGGTGGCGCAAAGCTGGTGATTTTAACGCCGCGTGGTCACAATCCAACCGGCGCTTCGTGGTCGGCTGAGCGTTTATCTGAGCTGTCCGACGTATTGAAGGCTCATCCTGACGCGATCATCGTAGAGGATGACCAGGTCGCTGGTATTGCCACTACCAAACCGGGCTCGCTGCTATCCATTCCTGAGTTAGAGAATCGGGTTTTGCATGTCCGCTCATTTTCGAAATCAATAGCTCCGGATCTGAGGATGGCAGCAGCCGTCGCGCGCACCTTCATACGAGAACCGCTGTCGGAAGCCAAAACATTCGCCGATGGCTGGAGTTCGCGGTTGCTTCAGCGAGTTCTTGCACGGACATTACAAACGGACGAGGTAAACATGGTCTTGAAGAAAACGAGCGATGCTTACCGCGATCGTCGGCAAAGCGCATGCTCCGCTTTGAATCAGATCGTAGCGCCACTTGGTGGTGGCTGCTGGTCCGGTCCTGATGGTGTCAATGTGTGGGTTCAGCTACCCCCTGGTGTCGATTCCAAACATATTCAGGAGCGTAGCGCAGCTGCTGGAGTTCGCATCGCTGATGGTGAACCCTTCTTCATTGCCCCCGGCCCAAACAACGTCGTGCGGCTGAATGCCGGTTCGGTCGAAGCAGAAGATGCGGCGAGGGCCGGCAAGATCGTGGGGCAAGCGATTCTTGACTATGGTTGGCAGAATCCCGGGCCGATTCACGTATAG
- a CDS encoding Tm-1-like ATP-binding domain-containing protein, translating into MALTASYSILVVGTLDTKGNEVRFLRDRLIEAGLAVTVVDIGVLGPPLFHADVSREEIAWAAGESITRLVAAEDRGRATATMHRGLAAWVRERRERGLREGMMAIGGSAGTAIATAGMRELPIGAPKLMVSTMASGDVRPYVGTSDICMMYSVADFTGLNSLTSTILANAAEAMAGMCGRRAPLPEVSSRTLLAATMFGNTTPCVNRVKELLEDRGYELLVFHATGTGGQAMERLVVEGFVKGVLDITTTELADELVGGVLTAGPHRLEAAGKRGVPQVVSVGALDMVNFGAPETVPSKFAGRLFYQHNPAVTLMRTTPEENRELGEMLARKLNQAQGPVVLMLPLQGISGIDCLGKPFYDPVADKSLFDALHANVGPNVKLVELDLHINDPEFAEAIADQFLKCTEASSGFSVGTAATPGVGA; encoded by the coding sequence ATCGCTTTGACTGCGTCTTACTCCATCCTCGTCGTGGGAACTCTGGACACAAAGGGCAATGAGGTGCGGTTTCTGCGGGACCGCCTAATAGAGGCTGGACTTGCCGTAACAGTCGTTGACATCGGAGTTCTGGGACCTCCGCTCTTCCATGCGGATGTATCCCGCGAGGAAATAGCGTGGGCTGCGGGCGAAAGTATCACTCGGTTGGTCGCCGCCGAGGATCGTGGACGTGCAACTGCCACCATGCATAGAGGATTAGCGGCATGGGTGCGTGAACGCCGGGAGAGAGGGCTTCGAGAAGGAATGATGGCTATCGGAGGCTCGGCGGGAACAGCTATTGCCACCGCGGGAATGCGCGAGCTTCCGATCGGTGCTCCCAAATTGATGGTTTCAACGATGGCGTCTGGCGATGTACGGCCGTACGTCGGGACGTCCGATATTTGCATGATGTATTCGGTGGCCGACTTCACTGGTCTCAATAGTCTGACGTCCACCATTCTCGCGAATGCGGCAGAAGCGATGGCGGGGATGTGCGGACGCCGAGCACCTTTGCCGGAAGTGTCCAGCCGAACGTTGCTGGCAGCGACCATGTTTGGCAATACGACTCCCTGCGTGAACCGCGTCAAGGAGCTGCTGGAAGATCGCGGCTATGAGCTTCTGGTCTTTCACGCCACCGGAACCGGAGGACAGGCGATGGAACGTTTGGTCGTCGAGGGCTTCGTGAAAGGCGTTTTGGATATCACGACTACGGAGCTTGCGGATGAACTCGTAGGAGGCGTTCTGACCGCAGGGCCTCACCGGCTGGAGGCGGCGGGAAAAAGGGGTGTGCCCCAGGTCGTTTCCGTCGGAGCCCTGGATATGGTCAATTTTGGCGCACCCGAAACTGTACCGTCCAAATTTGCTGGCCGCCTCTTTTATCAGCACAACCCGGCGGTCACGCTTATGCGTACAACACCGGAGGAAAACCGGGAACTCGGCGAGATGTTGGCTCGGAAGTTAAATCAGGCGCAGGGGCCTGTTGTTTTAATGCTGCCGCTTCAGGGCATCTCCGGCATCGATTGTCTTGGCAAGCCGTTCTATGACCCGGTTGCCGATAAGAGCTTGTTCGATGCTCTCCATGCAAATGTCGGACCGAACGTAAAGCTCGTGGAGCTGGATCTGCACATCAACGACCCTGAGTTTGCGGAAGCAATTGCTGACCAGTTTTTGAAATGCACCGAAGCGTCATCAGGATTCAGTGTCGGTACTGCCGCGACACCAGGGGTCGGTGCATGA